Genomic segment of Mauremys reevesii isolate NIE-2019 unplaced genomic scaffold, ASM1616193v1 Contig2, whole genome shotgun sequence:
GTGTTTTGAGACAACATGGCTATTTGAGTACCATAAtgagagggctgtggggtggcaaCGCGGCCCAGTGGATCGGGACTCAGGGACCCATCTCTGCCACCAAATCAGTGGGTGATCTCAGGTAAGTCGTTTcccacctctctgtgcttcagtttcccctctctAACTGTCTCTTTGGGTTGTTGAGAGTTTTtaagggcagggactgtccctctGCACAGTGCCTGGTTCAGTCAGGtgcagatctcagctggggtgcTAGCACAATGCCATTGACAAGGTAAACATTTATTCCTAATCCTGACTGCCACCCTGTAGAGGCCCCAAAGGGGCTGACAAACCAGCTAATCCCACAGGCATCAGAGTGAAAAGGGTGGCGCTGTTGGATGGAAATCCCTGTGGTGCCAAAGCTACACAGGATCCATGACAGGAGCAGCTGGCTGCAACGAAGCACccgggaataggacccaggagtcctgacctccCCAACCCCCAATACCTCCCTTCTCAGGACATGTGCCAGCCTCTCCCTGATAGTGAGTTGGGGAAAATTCccctggagacaggggtgtgattaccaggggcggctctagagcccagcagggcaagcacccgcctggggcggccatttcccaggggggcggcaggctgggccggtggacctgccgcagtcatgcctgcgggaggtccaccggagccccgggacgaccggacctgccgcaggcatgactgcggacggttcgctggtcccgcggctcgactggacctcccgcaggcatgactgcggcagctcaaccggagccgccggaccagcgaaccgtccgcggctgcgggaggtccagctgagccgcgcgaccagcggaacctccgcagtcatgcccgcggcaggtccgctgctcccgcggctcgggggcgcctcccgggcatgattgcttggggcggccaaatttgtagagccgcccctggtgattaCTATTCCTAGCACTTGGAAAGCCTGCGATAGACAGGCCCTCCTGCAAAGAGCTGTCAAGGTATATAGACTCAGAGTGAggaagggaaattgaggcaccaGGGGGAAGTTATAGGCTTAAGTGGcccaggccagtggcagaaaTAGGTCTCCACCTGGtgatctagccactagaccacacttcCGCTGCAGGAGATGAAGCTGGCAGTGCCCATGTCCTAGGGGCAATGGTTGGGTGAGAGGCCCTGCCCTGATTCCTTCCTTGTCCCTTCCATTAGCAGGTTGGCCTGCCTGGCGCTGCCCCCACTGAGACTGCTGGGAGCGGGATGGAGCCATTTAACACCTCACGCTCCAACCAGACGGAACCCTTTATACCGGCATCATGGCGAGCAGCCTTCCTGATCGCCACGCTGGCCATCGGGCTGCCAGCCAACGCCTTCATCATCTGGCTGACAGGGTGGCGGCTGCGGCGCCGGGGCCTGTCCGTCTTCATCCTAAGCCTGGCCACCTCtgacttcctcttcctctccaccACGGTCATGCAGATCATGGAGACCTTGCTGGACGACAACTGGGTGCTGGGCACCCCCATGTGCCGCCTGCGCTACTTCCTCTACGACTTGACCTACCACTGCAGCCTCTTCCTGCTGGCTGCCCTCAGCGTGGACCGCtgcctgctggtgctgctgcccctCTGGTACCGCTGCCACCGCCCCCTGCGGCTCTCCAGCTACATCTGCTTGGGGGCCTGGCTGGTGGCCGCCCTGCTCAACATCAAGAGCTTCATCTTCGCCGACGTCATCCGGTATTCAGACGGGATGCTCGTCTGCTCCAGCGACCGGGGCAAATACGAGTGGCCCCTGCGCCTGCTGGAGGTGCTGGTGGAGGGACTCTTCCCCTTCGTTGTCATGGTGACCACCCATGCCGCCACCTTGTCCCGCACCTTCCGGCGCCACACCCGGCCCCCCAGCAAGTTCTACCGCATTGTGGCCGCCACCCTGTCAGCCTATGTACTGCTCAACCTCCCCTTCCAGATCGTCCAGCTGCTCTTCCTGGTCTCCTGGGAGCATGAGGAGTTCAACAATCGCATCTTCCCCTTCATGGTCTACTTTAGCTACCTGATCAACCTCAACAGCAGCATCAACCCTCTCATCTACATCTTCTTCGGCTCCAACATCTGCACGGGCTGCGGCCGCCACACAACCTCCTCCCTTGCCACGGCCCTCACCGAGGAGCAAGGGAGGAGCCCTGGGAACACGCCCAGCACGTCCTTCTCAGCCTAGCCTTGCCAACAAgaccctgctctcctctccctccatggcTCAGCCTCTGCTCTGGCACAGCTCCAGTTACCAGTCAAGTGATCACTGGCTCCCCTCACAGGGCCTGGCCACAATGCAGGGGGCGGGCTCTGTGCACGATTGTAGGTTCACTAGTGCAAAGACTTGTGTAAATTGGTGCAAGGTGGGGTTTGGTCAGGAGCAACCAGCTCCTGGAAGCTACCAGGagaagtcacaccagtgccaaggCCCAGTTTGCCCCATTTCCCCAGCTTAGACAAGCTCTagcagggacagatcctcagcagaTGCAAAGCAGGCCCATCTCCACACAGGTCAATGGCCCAGGAACACCTGGCCCTAGGCAAGGCAATGTAAACACTGACGTGGCTGCAGCTGCCAACCCACAGGTGCCAGGAGACACTGCGGTGAAGGGGACTCTGCCCCTTTGGGCCTATTTGTGCTTAGCAATCTTGCCTTTAGGTGTGGCTCCAAGGTCACTGTGTTCTAATACAATGGCTGTTCTGCACACTACAGCCAGATACCCAGCGCTGAGGGTACAGGTGCCCCCCTAACTCTGTCCCCTTGGGCCCCTGCAGCCTGACCGTTCTGACCTGCTGAAAGCAGGCCCAGGCTCCTCTTAGCACACATGACCATGACACAGAAGCTGCAGCCCAAGTGTATGttgggagagggggctgcagctTTCCAGGTGAGTGACCGCAGGTAGGGGCATGGGGGATCAAGGGGAGAAGGGTTCCCCCTGCTGAGCAATCTCAGCCACACTGACACTGGGCTAGGGGGCTGAGAGCTGCATCACAAGGTGTTGGAGGGGGAAGTGATTTTTCTCCTACCCCCAGCTGGGGGCTCACCCACATTTCCAAGGAACTGCCCAACTGCATGGCAAAAGGGGATCCATCGGGGGCCTTAGGATCCAGACCCCAATTAGTCTGGATCTGCCCAGTGACCCCAGTAGGACGAGACAGGAGCTGCAAATTCATTCCTGGAGTGAAGAATGAGGAAGCAAGACAACAGCCCCTCTTTCCCACACAGGCCATTGGCAGGAGTGATTGAACCTGTGACCTTGGGAGCTAAAAACATAAACCTCAACTGCTTGAGCTAACCTCCCCACTCTAGGAGGGGAGGGGTTGCTACTAacagtaattttccctctgctgatactcaccccttcttgtcaactgtttgaaacgggccaccttgattgcatttgGCCTccttagcactacaaaagtaattcccttctcccccttggtagtcaccccttcttgtcaactgttgagaataggccacttccaccttaattgaattggcttgttagcactgacccctccccccccaggcaactcccatcttttcatgtgctattatattctgcttactgtatttttcactccatgcatctgatgaagtgggttttagcccacaaaagcttatacccaaataaatttgttagtctctaaggtgccacaaggactcctcattgtttttgctgagacagactaacacagctgcccctctgaaacctgccccctgctctgttaGCACAGGTGGAGCAGGCCCAGCAAGCTGTAGCTAAGGCCCAGGTACCCCagcaagagcagagcaccatgcAGAACGGGCCTGAGTCACAACAGCTCCCCACAGTCCAATTCCACTCCCCTCCTTGGGGCCACATTCTGCCCCCACAGGCCACCAGTCGCCTGCTACAGTCACAGTTGCTGCACTTTCACGGCCCCATCTCAGGGTTCCTTTTACCCAGTGATGCCAAGCTAAGGTGAGGACCCCATCTGTGCGTGTCCTCCTGGTCTGCAAGGAGACTGGGATCGTCCATTGCATTTGCTGTGCTGCCATGTCCAGCACCAGTGGATTTGGTAGCCATGTGGCTCGGAGTGACTGGTACAGATGCTGCTTGGCCACCTGCTGCACCCCATATGTTAGTAAGCTTTTGCTCTGCTCTGAGGTGGCTATGCCAGTCCAGCTAGGGACAGGGTAGCGATAAAGCTGCTGTCACCCCCAGGGAGGAGGCATCACACACCAGTCTTGAGAGGGACATCCTGTGTCTGACAGCCCACAGCGGGTCTGCCCCCTGTTGGCCCAGGCTCCACGGGTGTGATGTTGTTTGTCCTCTTTTTGGTTTTATTAAATGTGTTCCTGGAGAGGGTGTCCTGTGCTTCTTTGGGGACCTCCGCAAAGGGACGTGGAGAGCCATGTATCTGGATTGGAGCCAGTGTCGCCTGGAGGGGAAAAGCCCTGGCTCTCATTTCCTGGTTCCTGGAGCCAACCAATCCCCATCACACACTGGCCTCTCTCCCCCCCGTGGTTTGACAGAGGGAGCCCAGAAGGGGATGCTCCATCTCCTCAGTCCCTGGGGTGTGGGGCGGTTCACAGCAGTCAGGCCCAGCCCCTCATGGGTGTCTGAGATGACAGGATCCATCCTCACCTCCCTGTGGCTCCCCTGAACTGGCCCATCCCCCACATGTTGACCCATTGCTCCTGGTCCTGACCCATTCCCCCCATTCTGGCCCATCTCCCTCCCACTGTCCTGACCCATCCCCCTATGTTGGCCCATCCCcgttccccacccctcctgctggCCCATCCCCATTCCCTCCGCCCTGCCCATCCCCCTCCTACTGTCCTGATCCATCCCCCGCTCACTGGCCCATCCCCCTGCCACTGTCCTGACCCCATCCCTCTATATTGGCCCATCCCCATTCCCTGTccacccccatcctcctcctgctgtcctgacccatccccccacGTTGGCCAATCGCtgttccctgcccctcctgctggcCCATCCCCATTCCCCGCCCCGCTGGCCTATCCCCACCTCCAGCTGACCCCCCTCTTCGCTGcccgggccggggcggggcgggccgaTCTCGGCGCAGCCAGTCCCAGACCCGGCCCGGCCCACGCAGGTGGAGGGAGCGGCCTCCCCCGCTACTTCCTGCCGGCCTGGCCCGGCGCCTCCATCCGCCAGGCAGCGGCCCCGACCCTCAGCCCCCCGCACGGCCGGTGAGTGCggcccccaggggagggggggcgctgGGGTTTTGGGGGGCCCTTAATCCCGCTCCGGGCGGGGTCGCCGAGCGTTCCggggcggccccggccccgcgggGGGGTGTACAGGGAAGTGGGAAATGAAATCCTGCGGGTAAATGGTGAAACCGGGGGGGGGAGCGCAGGTTACAACGtgcttcctcccccacccttcagTTTCGCTCCCTCTGGCCGGGCAGAGTTCATGGCATTTTGCCCTCCCGTCTCCAGGGTGTGCCCCCCCCCGCGGCTTTGGCAGGGGCGGGGTttgcctggctggctctggggcgtGTCTGATTTCCTGGGCATCGGTTTCTACTGCGGGTGGGAATCAGGCTGGGTTTCAGCCCGGACCCAGCAGGCCCCTTTGCCCTGCGAAGCTCTGGGCTGGTAAGGGAGGAATTCGGGGTTATTTTGTGGGGAGGCCTTCACCCCTTGCCCTTTCCCATGGGCCCCATGCTCCTGACTATGCCCCAAGTAGTAGGATTgatgctcccccccacacacacacatcctgtagATCAAAGTTGGCGGGACCTAGCCCAACCGTACTGCCCACacaaggctccagcagcagtttCTAGGAGACCTTGTCTCCGCTTCCCGATTCCCCCATACTGTGGCACCAGATACTCCATTCACTTCCTGCTCTTTAGACTCTTGTATAATATGGCTGTGCTGGTACAGCTGCCGGGcttcaccccagaggcagctgcatctggCATTGAGCAAGGGATCCTGTATATAAAGCAGTTGCACTCCACCTCAGAGACAGCTGCCGCTCAGCGTTGGGTGAAGGGTCCTGTGCTTATAAATCGACTGCCGTGTcctaccccagaagtggctgcatttcaggcctggcctctctgactcttgccccccacccccacccccagccatgtCGTTCAGGAAGGTTGTGCGCCAGAGCAAGTTCCGCCATGTCTTCGGGCAGCCCGTCAAGAATGACCAGTGCTATGATGACATCCGCGTCTCCCGCGTCACCTGGGACAGCAGTTTCTGTGCCGTCAACCCCAAGTTCGTGGCAGTGATCGTGGAggccagcgggggaggggccttcATGGTGCTGCCAGTGCTCAAGGTGACTGGGGTAGCGGGGGGCAGGAGCTGAGTCCTACCAGCTCATTGCACTGGTGACACTAATGTGCTTTAAGCCTCAGGAGAGATGGAAATGGGGAGAACTGCGGTTAGCAGTGTGGGTGGAGAATGGGTCTGTGAGGGACTGTTCTCCCCCGTGCCTCCGGCTGTTTGCCCCTGGCATTAAGGGGACAGTGTAGTTGGGAAGGTGATGTCCTGGAATTTTGTAGTTCACAGATGTAATGAGTTTGTTCTCAGCTGCATCACATGTGCATCCCTGCAAATACGCCCCTCCCctcgaccctcccccccccccccccaaaaaaaaaatcaacaggatTGCAAGTGTATAGGAGGAGTCCAGGGCTGGATTAGTAGGGGACTGCGGGTCAGGGTGGAGGGGCTCTGGCTGTAGATTGGGAAGGAATCTCCTGTGactctgcccttctcccccagacagggcGCATCGATAAGTCGTACCCCACAGTGTGTGGGCACACGGGCCCTGTCCTGGACATTGACTGGTGCCCGCACAATGACCATGTCATCGCCAGCGGCTCCGAGGACTGCACCGTCATGGTGAgagggctgagggcaggggtggCCCTATGTGGGAGaagggtttggggcaggggcagccagcTCTGTCTGGATTCGGTGTGATTAGCAATCTGTCTCCTCCCCATGTGTGTCAGGGCATGCCCGTGGTGGCAGGTGGAGCAGATGCTTGTGTCAGCCAAGAGCGTTCTctggtggggtgagggggcacagtggtggggggggggggtgcaggcttcCCACAGGCCCCCTCTAACCTCTGTGCCCTGACAGGTCTGGCAGATCCCAGAGAATGGACTAACACAGCCCTTGACAGAGCCCGTGGTGGCCCTGGAGGGGCACTCGAAGCGCGTGGGCATCGTCACCTGGCACCCAACCGCCCGCAATGTCCTCCTCAGTGCAGgtacagcctcccctccccatgattctgtgtgtggggtggggtggggcagggtccctgcaggggagcaaggggagcaggtggggctgtATGTGGAGGGCtctataccagatgactggcGGATAGTTAATGTAAAgccttgtttgtttg
This window contains:
- the GPR152 gene encoding probable G-protein coupled receptor 152 isoform X1, with translation MSTLLRRLLQVGLPGAAPTETAGSGMEPFNTSRSNQTEPFIPASWRAAFLIATLAIGLPANAFIIWLTGWRLRRRGLSVFILSLATSDFLFLSTTVMQIMETLLDDNWVLGTPMCRLRYFLYDLTYHCSLFLLAALSVDRCLLVLLPLWYRCHRPLRLSSYICLGAWLVAALLNIKSFIFADVIRYSDGMLVCSSDRGKYEWPLRLLEVLVEGLFPFVVMVTTHAATLSRTFRRHTRPPSKFYRIVAATLSAYVLLNLPFQIVQLLFLVSWEHEEFNNRIFPFMVYFSYLINLNSSINPLIYIFFGSNICTGCGRHTTSSLATALTEEQGRSPGNTPSTSFSA
- the GPR152 gene encoding probable G-protein coupled receptor 152 isoform X2; its protein translation is MEPFNTSRSNQTEPFIPASWRAAFLIATLAIGLPANAFIIWLTGWRLRRRGLSVFILSLATSDFLFLSTTVMQIMETLLDDNWVLGTPMCRLRYFLYDLTYHCSLFLLAALSVDRCLLVLLPLWYRCHRPLRLSSYICLGAWLVAALLNIKSFIFADVIRYSDGMLVCSSDRGKYEWPLRLLEVLVEGLFPFVVMVTTHAATLSRTFRRHTRPPSKFYRIVAATLSAYVLLNLPFQIVQLLFLVSWEHEEFNNRIFPFMVYFSYLINLNSSINPLIYIFFGSNICTGCGRHTTSSLATALTEEQGRSPGNTPSTSFSA